The genome window GTATTGAAGCAGGTCCGCAGGATTGTTGAGCCGCGACGCGCCCGCCGACGGACCGAGCCAGGTCCACAGGCGCTCCGCGACCGTCGCGGCGTCCGCGTCGCCGCCGCTCCCCAGCGTCACCCGTGCCTGCTCCGAGAAGAATGTCTTCAGGCGCTGCAGAATGTGAGACAGGGACACCGGTTCGTACATGGCAGGCAGGTGGGCCGTCCGCCAGAACCAGTCGGGCAGCGTGACCAGGACGGCCGGGACAACAAACGCCGCCACCCGACCCAACCGGCGCCACCCCGAACCCTCGGTCCAGAGCGCCCAGACCACAAACGCCGGCGCCAGGAACGCCGTGTTCCGCTTCGTCAGGTACGCCAGACCCATCACCACTCCCGCCGCGAGGAACCGTTTCCTCAAAAGCGCCAGTGCCACACACGCCGACAGCGCCGCCGACGGAACGTCCGTGTACAGGAGCACCGAGAACGCGCCGACCATCGGCACAGCGACGGTCGCCAGGAGCGCTGCCAGCGCCCCCCGCGGACCGAGGAGGTCCCGCCCCAGCCCGTACACCGCCGCCAGCAGCAGCGCGTAGAACCCCGCCTGGAGCGCCTGGGCCGACCACGCGTGCACCCCCGTCACGTTCCAGACCAGGCTGCAGACAAAAGGCCAGAGCGGCTCCGTCGTGTAGTAGTAGCCCGCCTCGCCGGACGGATACAGGGGGTTATACACCGGCCGGTGCAACGGTCCCGCGTCGTACCAGGCCTCGGCAAACATGGAGTAATAGGCCTCGTCGCCCTTGACGACGTCGCTCGCGAGACCCGCCGCCAGGACGATGCCCGCCGCCAGCGCGATGATGCCTGCGGCCCAGGCGGGCGAAGGCGTCGCCCGGCCAGTCTCCGCGCCGAGTTGGATCTTCGTTTCCGTCACCGTTTCACCCTATCGCCGGAGCCAGCGCAGGACCGCGCCTCCCGGCCGGGTGCGCGCCGCCCGGAACGCCAGGTTCCACACCCAGCACCGCAGCCAGGCCAGGTCCTTCTCGAAAAAAAGAAACGGATAGCGCGTCGCCCCCCATTTGTCCTTGAAGGCGATGAGCGCGCAATCGTCGCGGGAGGACATCATGAAATCGAAGTCTTGGCATCCGCGCGCCATCGCCCGCTTCATCGCCTCCCAGAAGAGCGCGTCATTCGGCCGAAGGTTCCGCTTCGTCCCGCTCGAAGCGCCGAGGAACGCGAAGCACCGAGGCCCGTCGTAGAAGGTGATCATGGCGGCAAGCGGCTCGCCGTCGTGCCAGGAGATCATCATCTCGCCTCGGCCCGGCTCCACCAGCAGCCGCCAGACTTCTTCTATCAGCGCCCGCGGCCAGACGATATACGTCCGGTTCCGCGCCATCGTCTGGCAGTACATGCGGAAGATGGTGTCGCGGTCGGCCTCGCCGACCGCATCCTTGACAACCACCCCGCGCCCTTGCGCCACGCGCACATCGTGCCGAACCCGCCGCTTCAAATCCCGCCACACCTCCTCCTCCGACCGCCCACCGAAATGCAGCACGTGCTGGAGGTGTTCCTGGGGAACGTGGCCGGCAGGGGTGATGTCGGGGTCACAGGCGCAGCGGCTCAGGCGGATGCGGTGAACGCCCTCGGCGCGCGCCGTGCGGGCCATTCCGGCCGTTAGTTCCTGGTACCGCGAAAGGTCGCCGACGGCGAAACCGTACGGCAGCCCGCCGTACAGCAGGTGGAAAAACCCCAGCCGCATGTGCAGCACCGGCTGCGCCAGGACGATCCGCCCCCCGTCTTCGAGGCAATAGTAGGCCGCCTCGTGGCCGAGGGAGGAAAGGACTTGGCCCCAGACCGGCTCCTGAAAGAGGTAGGTGTCCTGACCGGCCAGGAAATCGGCAACCTCGGCGTCGTCCGACCGGCGCTTGCAGACCTCGGCTGCCAATGGGAATCTCCGTCAGAATCACGGCCATCGAAGGGCGCATTATAGCGGATGGGGCCCTCGCCGCAAACCCGTCAGCCGCGGCCGGCCGGGGCGAGGACGCGCGCCGGCACGCCGCCCGCCGAGGCCCCCGCCGGAACGTCGCGCGTCACCACCGACCCCGCCTCCACGCAGGCCCCGTCGCCGACCGTCACGCCGCACAGCACCTTGGCCCGTTCGCCCACACACGCGCGGGCCCCGATGCGGATCGGGCGGGCCTCGATCGGGTGCAACTCCACCAACTCCTCGATCCGGTCGAACGTGTGGTTAAAGTCCACGATGTCGGCGTGCGGGCCGATGACCGCCCCCGGGCCGATGTGGATTTCGGCGTCGCTCGTCACGACGGCGCCCGCGCCGATCGTCGCGCCGTCCTCGACGACGATCCGCCCGGTCCGCGCCGTCGAGAGGATCGCCCCGCGCCCCAGGCGCACCCCGTCCCCCACGAGGACCGGATGCCCCGGCCGGCTCGCCAGGCACACCTTGCGCTCGACGACGCACCGGCGTCCGAGCCGGCCGCCGCGAAGCCGAAGCATCACACGCCAGAACAGAACGCGAAGTGCATTGCCCACGTTCCCCGCCATTCCCGTGCCTTTCAACATCACCTCGCCGCGAGACAGACCGATAGCGCCCGGCACTTGTCCGCCGTAGTCCCGGCGCGCCGGGACGAAGGCGCAAGCCGGGCGGCGAACGCCGCACGCCGCCGCGACTACAAGGTAGCAATGCGGGACGCGCTGTCAAGCGCCTCGTGCGGCGACACGGCGCCCCCGGTGTATTCCCCGGGGGTTCAATAAGCAAGGCGCGGCGCAAAATCCGGCTCGCCCAAAAAAGGCTTACCGCCGCCGCGCCTTTCTGCTATAGATGGCCACACCATGGACGCGACGATCAACGCCCCGCCACGGTCGCCTCTGGCGCGGCGCGAACTGGCTCTCCTCCTCATCGCCAGCGCCGTGGCGGCGGTCTGGCTCTACGCCTGGTCGGCCGGCACGCAGCCGATCATCGGCGACGAGGCCTCCCACCTCCGCCGCGCCATCAGTTACTACCACGAGGGCTGGCGGATCCCCTACGACCCCCTCTATCCGCCGGATCGCGTCGGCTACATCGGCTACTGGGACCCGTGCCTGTGGCACCTGACGCTCGCGCAGTTGTGGCGGCTGACGGGCGGGCCGGGCGTCGCGTCGGCCCAGGTGTACCACACCTCCTTCCCCTTTCTGCTGGGCGTCTTCACGTACCTAGCGGCACGGCAACTTTACGGGCCGCGAGGGGCGGCCTGGGCCTGGGCCCTGGTGCTCTCGGTCCCGACAACGGTGCTGGGCGGCATGGCGTTCTACATGGAAGTGCCGATGCTCGCCTGCGCGGCGATGGCGTTCTACTTCCTCCTGCGCCGCTGGGCCGTCCCCTTCGGCGCCGCCCTCGGACTGGCGTGCCTGATGAAACTCGGCAGCGCGACCGCCCTGGTGGCGCCCCTGTTCGCCGTGGCGGTCGTGTACCTGGGCGACCGGTGGCGCGAGAGGCTGGTGCGGCTGGCGATGGCGGCCCTCGTGCTGGCGCTCCTGATGGGGCCGGAACTGGCCTGGCAGACGGAGCACTTCGGCCGGCCGCTGCTTCGCGGCAACCCGCGGTTCGTCCCGTTCCCCAAGGCCGTCGGCGACCGCATGGGCAACGTTCCCCCGGCCGCACGCCCCTGGGAGACTCACGGCATCCTGGAGCCGCTGGCGGCCGGCCAACTGCTCGGCGCGACGGGCCTGGTGATCCTCCCCTGGGCGGTCGGCCTGGCGCTGGCGCGGTTCCCCGCGGCCGTGTGGGCTGCGGCACGCCGCCTCTTCGGCAAGGGCCCGGAACCCCCGCCGCAACTGCAAGCCGCTCTCCTCTTCGGCCTGCCGATCCTCGCGTTCCTGGCGGCCTTCTTCATCTTCCTCCGCCACGCCTACAACGTCCGGTACCTTTATCCGATGGTCCTTCCGGCCGCGCTCCTCGTGGCCGGGCCGCTCGCCTCCGTCCGCCTGCCATGGCGGCGTCCGCGAGGGTTCTCGTGGAAGCGGGTGGGGGCGGCGG of Planctomycetota bacterium contains these proteins:
- a CDS encoding glycosyltransferase family 39 protein codes for the protein MTETKIQLGAETGRATPSPAWAAGIIALAAGIVLAAGLASDVVKGDEAYYSMFAEAWYDAGPLHRPVYNPLYPSGEAGYYYTTEPLWPFVCSLVWNVTGVHAWSAQALQAGFYALLLAAVYGLGRDLLGPRGALAALLATVAVPMVGAFSVLLYTDVPSAALSACVALALLRKRFLAAGVVMGLAYLTKRNTAFLAPAFVVWALWTEGSGWRRLGRVAAFVVPAVLVTLPDWFWRTAHLPAMYEPVSLSHILQRLKTFFSEQARVTLGSGGDADAATVAERLWTWLGPSAGASRLNNPADLLQYVGAAVPVLLGLYLVRRAWDRRDARLWIAIGVYLVIFLLMFTLDTEIRYAMPVIPLVAVVAARGLWGWCEKPWVLGLVGLAAFGHLGATAWHVGVQRTLTPGQRAVFEHLRTRTPPDDRILYPGEVMILQTRRQAVWSQLKNPETGRGCITGFLGETDPERIRRLLRANAVTHICIDERRVYVDRGEVVGFGYPRSFVERLRTLPFLERVEGEWPGIELWHVKGERAWDDAPVPAARPAE
- a CDS encoding GNAT family N-acetyltransferase, which encodes MAAEVCKRRSDDAEVADFLAGQDTYLFQEPVWGQVLSSLGHEAAYYCLEDGGRIVLAQPVLHMRLGFFHLLYGGLPYGFAVGDLSRYQELTAGMARTARAEGVHRIRLSRCACDPDITPAGHVPQEHLQHVLHFGGRSEEEVWRDLKRRVRHDVRVAQGRGVVVKDAVGEADRDTIFRMYCQTMARNRTYIVWPRALIEEVWRLLVEPGRGEMMISWHDGEPLAAMITFYDGPRCFAFLGASSGTKRNLRPNDALFWEAMKRAMARGCQDFDFMMSSRDDCALIAFKDKWGATRYPFLFFEKDLAWLRCWVWNLAFRAARTRPGGAVLRWLRR
- a CDS encoding glycosyltransferase family 39 protein; the encoded protein is MDATINAPPRSPLARRELALLLIASAVAAVWLYAWSAGTQPIIGDEASHLRRAISYYHEGWRIPYDPLYPPDRVGYIGYWDPCLWHLTLAQLWRLTGGPGVASAQVYHTSFPFLLGVFTYLAARQLYGPRGAAWAWALVLSVPTTVLGGMAFYMEVPMLACAAMAFYFLLRRWAVPFGAALGLACLMKLGSATALVAPLFAVAVVYLGDRWRERLVRLAMAALVLALLMGPELAWQTEHFGRPLLRGNPRFVPFPKAVGDRMGNVPPAARPWETHGILEPLAAGQLLGATGLVILPWAVGLALARFPAAVWAAARRLFGKGPEPPPQLQAALLFGLPILAFLAAFFIFLRHAYNVRYLYPMVLPAALLVAGPLASVRLPWRRPRGFSWKRVGAAGLALAAAGQFLVVPWGVRQKRSLEPAVAKAFDWIARNTPPETRIFYIEESLYSVTGRPIIWGALSPRTLFNVDAETQALLLLSADVRYIAVHPTRRMPTSDPREIPAAYPEDWIATLDGRSYLTKVYDSDGFLLYSVDEDRMPEEWKRLARPGEAPRPEPAPGAPE